The nucleotide window TCCAACGCCTGCTGACGGTCGGCGCCTGTGACGATCAGCTTGGCTAGCAGCGAGTCGAAGTTGCCGCCGATCACGTCTCCCGTTTCGAAACCAGCATCGACTCGGATGCCAGGCCCGCTCGGGGGGCGCCAAGTGGTCAGCACTCCCGGCGCTGGCAGGAAGTTGCGGCCCGGATCCTCGCCGTTGATGCGGAACTCGATGGAATGGCCGCGCAACTGCGGGTCGCCGTAGCCAATCTCCTCACCGTCGGCGATGCGGAACTGCTCGCGCACCAAATCGATGCCGGACACTTCTTCACTGACGGGGTGCTCAACCTGCAGGCGGGTGTTGACCTCAAGAAACGAGACGGTGCCGTCCTGGCCGACCAGGAACTCGCACGTACCGGCACCGAAATACCCGGCTTCCTTGACGATTGCCTTGGATGCCCGGTACAGCTCCGTGACCTGCTCGTCGCTGAGGAAGGGAGCTGGTGCTTCTTCGACAAGTTTCTGGTGCCGGCGTTGCAGCGAGCAGTCTCGCGTGGACACCACGACGGCGTTTCCGTGCTGGTCGGCAAGAACCTGGGTCTCGACGTGACGCGGATTGTCAAGGTATCGCTCGACGAAGCACTCTCCGCGACCGAACGCCGCCACGGCCTCGCGAACAGCGGAGTCGTAAAGCTCGGGGATCTCTTCCAAATCGCGGGCGACCTTCAAACCCCGGCCACCACCACCGAACGCGGCTTTGATCGCGATTGGCAGCCCGTTCTCTTTGGCGAACTGAACGACCTCGTCGGAGCCCGACACTGGATCCGCAGTTCCTGCAACGAGTGGTGCTCCGGCGCGCTGGGCGATGTGGCGGGCGGCGACCTTGTCGCCGAGTGAACGGATGGCGGCCGGCGGTGGTCCGATCCAGGTTAGGCCGGCGTCGATAACAGCTTGGGCAAAATCGGCGTTCTCGGACAGGAACCCGTAGCCGGGATGGACAGCATCCGCGCCGGACTTGGCAGCAGCATCGAGGATTTTGCCGAAATCGAGGTACGACTCAGCCGCAGTGGAACCGCCTAATGCGTAAGCCTCGTCGGCGAGGCGAACGTGAACAGCATCGCGGTCAGGTTCGGCATACACCGCGACACTGTCGAGGCCAGCGTCGCGACAGGCCCTTGCAACCCGGACTGCGATTTCACCGCGGTTGGCGATCAGCACCTTGCGCACGAGTTCTCCTAGCTGCTTTTGTCCAGACAGACCGGTTTGGTGGCCCTGCGCAGTCTATGGAGGGTGACAGGTCGCTGCGCGATTGGCCCGACATTCCTGCTCTGCAACTCGCCATGCGGCAGCCGCGTGGCCGCCTTGCCAACGCGCTGCATCCGGTACGCGGGCGTGCCGTTTGGTTCCCTGAGTGGCGTCGAGACCGACAACCGCGCGACGCTTGGTGAAGGTGACCGTCGGCTCGCAGGACCGATCGCCACCCCAGGTGGCAGTGAACCGAGCGAAACGAGCAAGTGGAGTCACGATGGCAACAGCAGTCGAGTCGGCGTTTCAGGTCGATGTCGAGTCAACCGGACCAAGCATCGGCGTTGTTGTCTGCGCCTACACCGAGGACCGGTGGCAAGACCTGGAACTCGGTGTCCGTGAACTCATCGCGCAGGTCGGCGATCGGGATTCGGTCATTGTTGTGATCGACAACAACCCAGCATTGCTATCGCGCTGCCAGGAACATCTGGCTGGCCCACAAGTGACCGTGGTCGCCAACGGTGGACCCCAAGGACTGTCGGGTGCCCGCAACACCGGCATCGGGATGTGCGAGCGCGACATTGTTCTCTTCCTCGACGACGATGCGTTCCCGCTGCCAGGATGGATCGACTCCTATCGCACACGTTTCGCCTCGTCGCAGGATGTCGTGGCTGTGGGTGGGGCGGTGGAACCTCGTTGGGAGGGTGGGCATGCGCCGCGCTGGTTCCCGCAGGAGTTCTACTGGGTTGTTGGCTGCGACTACCGGGGGCTGCCTGCTTCTGGCGACGAGATCCGCAACCCCATCGGCGCGAGCATGGGAATCCGACGACCTGTCTTCGAGGTGATCGGTACGTTCAATGACGAGGTCGGCCGGGTGGGTGCCCTGCCGGTGGGCTGTGAAGAGACCGAACTGTGCATCCGGTTGCGCCAGGAGATCCCCGATATTCACATCGTGCGGGACACCGCGCCCGTTGTCCGTCACTTCGTCCCGAAAGCCCGTCAGAATCTGCGCTACTTCGCGAGTCGGTGCTTTCACGAGGGTCGGTCCAAGGCAGCTATGACTGCGGTGGTGGGAGCGTCGGATGGTCTCAGCGCAGAGCGTTCATACGTGATCAAGACGTTGGTTGCCGGGATCGGAAACCACCTGGGGGCGGTGCTGCAGGGCGATCTTGCCGGCCTATCGCGGGCGATCCTGTTGCCAACCGGACTTGCCATCACCACGTACGGCTACGTCACCGGACAGCTTCGCGCGCGACGGGCCAAGGTGACAACGTGAGGTCAGTCGTCCGGCCATTGGGTTAGGCTTCCCTCACCCGTATTCACGGGCGCCCGTGAATACGCGGGTGCGGATCACGGCAAGTGGCACGGCGCGGGCGAGGCACATCGAGCCCGTTCCGTTCTCGCGGTCTCAAGTGGGGAGGCGAGTGGAATGCCAGGTCAATGCGACCGGTCACGGCTGCTCGCGACTGCGGGATGGCAAGACGCGGGGACTTGCCGGTGACCGAACCCACCGGTCTGGCA belongs to Candidatus Nanopelagicales bacterium and includes:
- a CDS encoding biotin/lipoyl-binding protein encodes the protein MRKVLIANRGEIAVRVARACRDAGLDSVAVYAEPDRDAVHVRLADEAYALGGSTAAESYLDFGKILDAAAKSGADAVHPGYGFLSENADFAQAVIDAGLTWIGPPPAAIRSLGDKVAARHIAQRAGAPLVAGTADPVSGSDEVVQFAKENGLPIAIKAAFGGGGRGLKVARDLEEIPELYDSAVREAVAAFGRGECFVERYLDNPRHVETQVLADQHGNAVVVSTRDCSLQRRHQKLVEEAPAPFLSDEQVTELYRASKAIVKEAGYFGAGTCEFLVGQDGTVSFLEVNTRLQVEHPVSEEVSGIDLVREQFRIADGEEIGYGDPQLRGHSIEFRINGEDPGRNFLPAPGVLTTWRPPSGPGIRVDAGFETGDVIGGNFDSLLAKLIVTGADRQQALDRSRRALAEFEVDGIATAITFDRVVVEDPAFAPADPDEPFTVHTRWIETDFDNQIPPYAGAGADIAEPQERSTVVVEVGGKRLDVSIPADLAVGTGGGTKKAAAKRARGKKSGGAASGDSVATPMQGTIVKVAVEEGQQVEAGDLVVVLEAMKMEQPLNAHKAGTITGLTAETGTTVSTGTVLCEIKG
- a CDS encoding glycosyltransferase family 2 protein, with protein sequence MATAVESAFQVDVESTGPSIGVVVCAYTEDRWQDLELGVRELIAQVGDRDSVIVVIDNNPALLSRCQEHLAGPQVTVVANGGPQGLSGARNTGIGMCERDIVLFLDDDAFPLPGWIDSYRTRFASSQDVVAVGGAVEPRWEGGHAPRWFPQEFYWVVGCDYRGLPASGDEIRNPIGASMGIRRPVFEVIGTFNDEVGRVGALPVGCEETELCIRLRQEIPDIHIVRDTAPVVRHFVPKARQNLRYFASRCFHEGRSKAAMTAVVGASDGLSAERSYVIKTLVAGIGNHLGAVLQGDLAGLSRAILLPTGLAITTYGYVTGQLRARRAKVTT